The following nucleotide sequence is from Oncorhynchus clarkii lewisi isolate Uvic-CL-2024 chromosome 6, UVic_Ocla_1.0, whole genome shotgun sequence.
cctccctactcttctacatttgcacactgtACATTGATTTTTCATTTTTTCCCCCTATtgtgtttatgtgtaactgtgttgttatttttgtcgcactgctttgctttatcttggtcaggtcgcagttgtaaatgagaacttgttctcaactgacctacctggttaaataaatgtgagaagaaaaaaatgcATTCATCATTACAATGCCCTACTCATCGAGCTGTTTGACCCTTGTGAATCTCCGTAGTGTAACTAGGAAGGGATTTGGTTACTAAGCGAAACGGGAAGAGAGAAATCTAAGGATTTTCTCCAGCCGCAAACTAACATAACTTTGAAATTATATTTTGGAGAGGGAACGTTGACTGGTAAGCAATATGATGCAAAAAGTACTTTTGTAAAGACAAATGTCGATTAGCACTTTACGCTAGCTAACTTTTGTTAGGACTTTACTGATGGCGTCACATTTTGAATCTAGCTAGCTACGCtatctactgtagctagcaagTAACGGCTTCGTCCATTGCTTTTGTCTAACAGAAGCAGTTGGATCCGTTTCTAAATAGGTAACTGAATAGAGTTTTCCCATCTAGATCTATATGGCTCTACCAACCCTCTCTGCCCACTGGCCTAGTCGAGTTCGTTCTCTGGAAAGACAAATGGTGCGGCACTGCCGGCAGCGGGAACAGGAGGCATGTTGGCGGCAGCAATGGGAGATGAACTCGAAGTACTACAGACAACAGAACGTTGTAAGCAGTAAGCAGGCACACTGGAGTTCTCGTCAATCATACCAGGAGAGGTAGGCCTAATTCTCAAGGGCTGTATTGTTTGTACTTCAGAAACGGATAATTGACTGAGATACTATGATGGGAATTAGGCTATAACTAATTTCATGCTTAAAAAATGTCCTGATTCTCCAGTCGTATCTAGTATTGATCCAACTTTTCTTGTAGTGGCAATAGTTCAACAATGATAAGAACACCATCAGTAGATCTAATGGATGATACTTGAAAACCATTATCACTAGTTAATGGCttatctcctttctctcccaTCCATCAGTATGTCAGCATACCAcaaagagagactgaaagaggagAAGGTGGTGAGTCTGGAGAAGCGCAGGGAGCGTCTCAGGACCCTGCTCCAGAAGGAGCGGGACCAGCTTGAGGCTGAGTTACGGGATGTTGTCCCTGACAGGAGCACACTGACTAGGCAACTGGTGGACAAGATCGAAGACCTCCGCTCAGGCCGAGAGGAACGAAGGAAGAAGGTATAGAGGCACCAACCTCATCCGGTTTATTCCTCAAAAACAAATAAGATACACGAGCACTGAGCTGGCAGAGCGCATGACCATTGACATATGAtttttgttgttttactattcCACCACACAGCTAGCAGAAGAGCTGTTGAGGGAGCACTGGAAGAAAAACAACCCTGAGTTGCAGAAGGTTAGTGGCTGACGAATTGGAGGTTTAGGATGCCATGACTAGCCCTTGACTGTTCGTCACAACAAcatgtgtttcttattggacaagtccttCCCGTTTCAGTCCATTTGGTGCATAATGAACACAACACTGGTGACTAAGTGCTGTATAGTACAACTGTATAGTACACTTGATCTGGAAACCAAAGGGCTTGTGATGCAATTGTTCCATCTCGTCTGTGTATCGAATCCTGATTGAACTGTTTGTGTCTATAGGTCGAGTCAACTTTACATAAAGATCATGTGGTGAGCCAATGGCAGACACAGACCTTGGTGAAAAAACAGGTATGCGCTCAATGCTACAGCCAGTATTACCTTTTTGTCGCAGGGTTTAGTTCACTTCAGTTAGTGCGCTTTAACTCAGGTTTGAGTATTTAATTTCAAGATGGTCATTAGTATTTAAAGAGCATTCTTTCATCTGTGAGTACAGTATTATTTTATGGAAATAAACTCCAATTAGACTACTCTTTACTCAGGGTGAAAAATAAGACATTCCTTAAATGTGTGGATATCCAATGCTTATTCAAAATAAGACAAATAGAGTAGACATATCTTAAACTGATTATCATCGAAAGACAATGAAGTGGTAATCCAAAGTAATCCCTGCATTGAAACCTGCAGCATGAGGAGGCAGCCCAGGAGGAGAAGAGGCGCTTTGAGAACGAATACGAGACGAGTCGACGGGAGGCGCTGCAGAGGATGAAGcaggcagaggagagaagaagaggagaggacagggagagagccaAGGAGCTCCGCAAACAGATGGAAGAGCTCAAGCTCCGGGAGGAAGAGGTAAGCAAGCAGCTGTCGTTCAGTCTCTGGACACTTTAGTTCTGCAAAGGAGGAAAATGGTACTGTTAAACCATAAGAAGCACTGTACATGGTGTAGTGCATTGAGTAAAGCAAGACTATGGAGACCAGTCAGACGACATATTAATAATAATTTGTCCATTTCAGAAAATTTGTCTTGCATCTCATCTCAAACTCAACAGCATCACCACATACTGCGTAAATACATACAACAATATAAATCACAAGCaaaatacaacaaaaacaacacgtGGATACAGTCCATGGGGTAAGCAACATTTCAGATTCATGGGGGTGGCGGGCAGTCGTTTGTTTGATACTGGTGAGGACGAATGATTTCTGGTATTGGCAGCCTGTTGGTAAGACCTGGTAGTCCCGCATAAGCCTAATTTGGAATTGCACTGTAAATGCTGGTAGTGTGACTGAGCCCCTATGCTATCTCTGTTTCTCAGGCCAGGTGTCTGAAGAAGGAGCAGGAGGCCCTGCTGTCCCAGCGCTGGGAGGTGGagaagctggaggaggagagaaggaaggtggaggagtgccaCAAGAAATCTGAAATGGGGTAAGTGACTCTCCCATTGGAAGAGTTCAGTCAAGGATGAAAACTATAAATAAACCATCTGGACTGAAAAACTGCCTCATGTCCAGTAGTTGTTGTTTTGTGGTTTGATCAAACTGTTTCCTTTCTCAGGCGATTCTTGACCCGCCAGTACCGCGCCCAACTGAAGAGGAGAGCCCAGCAGGTGCAGGAGGAGCTGGTTTGTCCGCTTGTTTTTTTAATTGCTCGGCTGTATGTGAATTGATACACCCTTCACCAGTGACCACTGCTTGCAATGCCTGTGTCGTTCACCAGGAAGCGGACCGCAAGATTCTGGCAGCCCTGCtggagggggagcaggaggacCAGCGTCTGGAAAGCGTTCGGCGGGAGAGGGCAGTGGCGGATGCCGCCTGGATGAAGCACGTCATTGAAGAGCAGCTCcagctggagagggagagggaggcagagtttGATGTCCTGTACCGGTCAGTAGAACCAATACTATCATGACTCCCCCTGCCAGTCTAGGTCTGACTATGGGGTGGAGATCTGCGTTTGTATTGTACAAGTTAAATTATTGGTCTTGTCAGGGAGGAGGCCCAGCGTGTTTGGGAGAAGCGGGAGGCagagtgggagaaggagaggagagccagGGAGAGGCTTATGCAGGAGGTGAGTGGGTCTGAGGGGAAGGGAGGGTAGGACATGAGCAACACACCAAGGAGTGCCAAGCTTGCGTCTTTGTATCTACAGAAGACTAGAGAATCCAAGCGTCTCCTTTTCTCCCTGGAAGGTTCTGGCAGGCAGACAGCAGCAGCTGGATGTCAAGATGCGGAAGAACCGTCAGGCTCAGGAGGAGTCTCTGAGGAGGCGCGAGGAGCTGATCGAAGAGCTAGAGCTGGAGCGGCAGACCAGACGccaagagagggaggaggacgagGGTCACAGGACGGCTCGGATGCAGGAGATCAATGCACAGGTTGGCGGGGGCCTTCAAACTCCAATTCTAAAAGGATGTATGAAAGGCCTTGAACAGCCTGTGTTGACCTGGGTCAGTTGTTGACATGGGTTAGAGGATGAAGCTGTCTGTGGCTCATTGTTCTCTCTCCCCTGCAGGTAGAGCAGCGGCGTCGGGAGCAGTGGGAAGAGCAGCGACAGAGGGAGcagatggaggaggtggagagggaggccCTGAGGCTGCAGGAGGAGGAGCTGAGGCTGGAGACTCATAGAATGGCCCAGCAGGGCTACCAGGACAAGGTACTGAACCACGGTCCTGTTCATTTGGGCACACAATATCAACATTTTTACCTGGCAGCTATACAGATAACAATTCATTtggaaaatatactgaacaaaaataaacgcaacatgcaacaatttttactgagttacagttcatataaggaaatcagtacatttaaatatattcattagggctgaatctatggatttcacatgactgggaatacagatatgaatatgttggtcacagatacagtaccttaaaattataggggcgtggatcagaaaaccagtctatctggtgtgaccaccatttgcctcatgcagcgcaacacatctttGCATGGAGTTGAttgggctgttgattgtggcctgtagaatgttttcccacttctcttcaatgcctttgcgaagttgctggatattggcgggaactgcaACACCCTGTTGTCGTGTCTTGGCTATCATTAATGTTATGACAAttgttttatcaaatcaattaactatgtttaattattaCGTTGTTTAAATGAATCATCGCAACCATTAAAACTCATTAGCAATCTTTGGGCACCACAGAAAAAGTTTATTTAACGAGTTACCGTTTTCCGAATGAACTCTTATAGATCTCTTACGTTTTCATTAATTAACTGTTACCttctatcagtctcattctgaacactGTTGACTTcaaatctgcacaaaccctagtcTCCATGATGAATTAGCGATACACAAATTGgcgtaattatttatttactaactaaataatcacaccgaattacataaacacacggTATAGTTATTGGTTACTAACACAATGCAATgaaaggtccctagtggactaaaccgTTATGATGGCTTGTTACACAGAATGAAAAGGGAGGGGAATGTAAGAAAGTGGGAGAAAAGACAAAGGACTTCACTATTGTACATAGAGCTGATAACTATGCTCATGGAAATACTATGCACATGAACGGCTGGCTGCTCATTCGAAAATAATTGCAATGTACATATTTACGATTGTATGCCTTTGTTGTCTCTGTGTTGAAATCGCCGGTCCATTTTCTGAAGAGTCAGTTGACAGAAAgtctggttgtccaccagagatCCCCCCTCCTTTTTAGTCGTAGCTTGTTCAGCAGCTCTGTTCCTTAGAATAGAGTGGTGAGAGGAAATTGTTCTTTGTTTCTTGTCTTCGGTCGAGTTTCCTAGACTATTTTACATATACAGCAGCAGACTGTGAATGTGTTGTCTTTAGTTTTGTAGATTTCTTAACCATTTGTAACATATTCCGCTGGCGCTGCTGGTAGCTGGTCTATAGAGTCTAAAGATTCGTGACGTCCGGTTCACACCGTCCACCTGCTTGGTctctttttttaaaatatattttttatttaactaggcaagtcagttaaaaacaaattcttatttacaatgatggcctaggaacagtgggttaactgccttgttcaggggtctCTATTGTCTAACCATTGCAACATGTAGCCACAGCTCCATGCTCTCTGGTCTTGTAGAGATTTTCTTCTCTGTTAAAAGTTTCTGAGTTTCTAGCCATTCCGTACCTTTCAGCTCACACTGTCGGTCTCGCTGGCCTAATATACATTTTGTCACGAGTCCTATTTAAGCACTCGGGGggtaatgtctgtgctcacgtcGGTGTGGTGACTGAGTGGTTAAGACTTCCTATGaaaaacaattctctcatttagaaggctaacatcacattacatctactcacaaatagtttcatatttctGTCAGCTATGATCCTCACCCAAAAGGCAAGTCATGACACTGTCGTACAGATCCagatccagagcatctcaaaaACAGCTCAAtttgtgacatgtctggtgagtatgcaggccatggaagaactgggacattttcagcttccatgaattgtgtacagatccttgcgacatggggccgtgcattatcatgctgaaacatgaagtgatggtgGCGGAttaatgcaattgtgttcgttgtccgtagcttatgcctgcccatatcataaccccaccaccacgccatacacgtggtctgcagttgaggccggttggacgtactgccaaattctttcaaTTGACGTtgggaggcggcttatggtagagaaattatcaTTAAATCTTctgtaacagctctggtggacattcctgcagtcagcatgacaattgcacgctccctcaacttgagacatctgtggcattgtgttgtgtgacaaccaCTATTTTGTGTAaatatcatgctgtttaatcagcttcttgatatgccacacctatcaggtggatggattatcttgtctaaggagaaatttgtgcacaaattgagtcgcttttgtgcatatggaaaatttctAGCATCTTAttgcagctcatgaaacatgggaccaacactttacatgttgcatttatatttttgttcagtgtataagcCTATTGCGGTTGATTTGGATTGATATCTTACCATGTTTGCTCTTAATTGCTAAAGCACTTGATTAGTTTTGTCCCATATTCATACTGTCTTCCTCTCATAGATTCGTAGCAGACCCCGATCAGCCTGGACATGACGATCCTGTGAGGCCAAAAAAGACACAGCACAATCATGTGTTTTTATACACATTTGTACAAAAAGTTAATCTTAATGCGTTTAGAACTTATCAAGTATTCCAACACCATGCTCGTCAGTTGCAGAAAGTAGTTGTAGAGTTTTACAAAATGGTGTGTAAGGGATAGCGTTACAATCTTGGGTTTTATGTTTATATAATCTTTTTTGATTTAATTGTAAATTGTTTCATTAAAATAAATCACTGTTCCTTTCTTTGCACATTTTTCTGCTCTCATGGACGAAGCACATCACACAAGAATATAACAAACAATTACTTGGTCATTAATAGACAGAATAACTACATTATCACAAATGCAACATGAGAAGGTTAATTATAAATtacttttataaaaaaaaaaacggacTGACACCTATTGAAAGTCCATTCAGAACAAGAGAAGCACAGAGGGACATTTCCTTGATCACATTTCAAGTACA
It contains:
- the LOC139410691 gene encoding trichoplein keratin filament-binding protein codes for the protein MALPTLSAHWPSRVRSLERQMVRHCRQREQEACWRQQWEMNSKYYRQQNVVSSKQAHWSSRQSYQESMSAYHKERLKEEKVVSLEKRRERLRTLLQKERDQLEAELRDVVPDRSTLTRQLVDKIEDLRSGREERRKKLAEELLREHWKKNNPELQKVESTLHKDHVVSQWQTQTLVKKQHEEAAQEEKRRFENEYETSRREALQRMKQAEERRRGEDRERAKELRKQMEELKLREEEARCLKKEQEALLSQRWEVEKLEEERRKVEECHKKSEMGRFLTRQYRAQLKRRAQQVQEELEADRKILAALLEGEQEDQRLESVRRERAVADAAWMKHVIEEQLQLEREREAEFDVLYREEAQRVWEKREAEWEKERRARERLMQEVLAGRQQQLDVKMRKNRQAQEESLRRREELIEELELERQTRRQEREEDEGHRTARMQEINAQVEQRRREQWEEQRQREQMEEVEREALRLQEEELRLETHRMAQQGYQDKIRSRPRSAWT